The Marinilabiliales bacterium nucleotide sequence TGACTCACCCGCATTCTTCCCCACCCAGGCATCTTCGGCCACCCTTTCGGCTACGAGCAGGTCAGAAACCCTCATGCTATAAATGTTTATATCATAGAAAAACGTATGATTAAGGAGGTTGCCCCGTACTCCCCCCTCGATGTTCCAGCTTCTCTCCGGCTTGATACCCGGGTTTATAAACCCTTCAGGCGTTAGGGTCTCTGCAAGGGAAGGAGGGGAGAACCCGTGGCTTATAGTCAGGAAGAGGGAGTTACTCATGAAATAGCGGTAGTTTGCACTTATTCTGGGTGAGACTATATTGCCGTAGCTGTATCTGCCGGACTGGTCATTGTGCGCCTGGTTAAACAGGTCGCTGTAGTCGGTTTTGCTTGAATTGATATTTAGACCGGATGAAATTCTCAGCCGGTGAAGATCGATATCGGCCTGTGCAAAAACGTTGTAGTAGGATATAAGCTCCCTGTTATCACTTATGAGGCCTCCTTTCTCACCAATTCCCCCGATATTCTCATAGGATCTGTATCCGTATTGTTCAAAAAAGAGCTCGCCGCCGCCCAGAACCTGCCACGATCCGGAAGGAAGTCTGCCGTCATATACCAGTTTAAGCCGGCTGCCAACTGATGCCCTCTCTTCGTAAAGGACATCGAATGGCCTCAGTTCATTCTCGTCGTAAATTGTGCTGAAAAGGCTGAAGCCCGCGTTCAGCGAACCGGCTATGCGGTAGTCCGCCGACACCCCCGCAAGCAGCTTGTCGTAATCTTCGTAACCTCTTGTACGCAGCCAGTTTTGCGCCGCAGCCGAAGGGTCAGTAACAAATGTTGTGCTGTCTACGGAGCTTGGGATATGTGCCTTTAAGCTTGTGTACACCATCAGGAAAGTTATATCAGGCCCCTTTTCAGGCATTGCCCGGCCCACAATGCTTAGTCCGTTACGCCGGTACTCGTTATTCTGGCGGTACCCGTTGCTCTGTGTATGGTTGTACTGCAGGTTGATCCCATATATTTCATTGCCGGTATTGAAGCCCAGGGAGTTCCTGTAGAGGTCCCATGATCCGGTATGGAAACTGTTGGATATGCCTGACGGGAGCAATGCCGGATCCTTTGCCCTGAGTATGACCGTGCCTCCGAGTCCTGCACCGTAAACACTGGTTGCAGGACCTTTTATTATCTCAGTCCGTTCGATCAGTGACGGGTCTATATCTTCTATAATGCTTATGCCCGAACCGTTAGTCAGCGGTATATTGTTGAGATATGCCCGTACCTTGCCTGTTGCATAGGGCACGCGTGCACCAATTCCCCTAATCGTAATTCTGCTTGTATTAAGAGCTCCCGAATGTGCAAACACACCAGGTGCATGATTTATTACCGGCACGACTGTAACCGGGTTCTCCCTCTCTATGCGCGCGCCCTGAATAAGAGTGATCGATCCGGGCACGTCAACCAGTCTTCTGGACCTGTTAAAGGCCTCCACCACTACCTCTTCCAGCTCATATTTGTCAGGTACGAGAGTAAAAAAAAGGGTATCGCCGGTATCTGTAAGTACCACGTATTTTGCATGGTACCCCACGGCGCTTATTGTAGCTGTGCCTGTCTGCACGGTATGGAAAAAACCATCATGATCGCAGGCCGTCCCGCCTGCGTTTTCCCGGAATACTATTGCAGCACCGGGAACAGGCTTTCCGGTTACCCTATCGGTTATCCTGCCGGTTACCTGTGAGACTGAGTGATAGCTGACTGACAGAAGCAGAAGAATTACCGCCTTATATCTTGCCGACATCTTTTATAAAACAGAGTTTTTTGTAGAAATGATACGGAGACATTATGTCTCCTGTAAAATATAACAAGGAACAGATAAAAAGGTTTTGTGCGGTCCCGTACGGTTACTGAAAAAATTGTTCTTCCCTGATCCTTTTTACCCTTGCCTGTGCATAATCCATGAGAGACAGAAGCTCATTTCCCGGATCAGCGAATGCTGATACAATTTCTATGAACATTGAGTAGAATTCAAGGGCATCATCGTGCCGGTCAAGGTGGTTATCAAAGGTGTATGCAAGTCCGTAATGAAGATAAGGGTTGTTGCCATCATGATGCATAGCCGAGTTGTAAGCATCGGCCATCTTCTCCCATGAGCCTTCCAGCCTGTATGAATCGACCAGGTTCAGGTACGTGTCGATTATGGATTTTGTATCGGGTTTGAGTACCTCAAGTGCATTTAAAAAGTATATTTCACTTATTTCATAATCCTTAAGCTGCATATATATTCTTCCCAGGTAAGTGTAAAGCCTGTGATCATTTACATTTGCGGTGATAACCTGTTCCAGGTAATCACGGGCCTTCTCATAATTTTTCATCAGGTAGTGGCTGATACCCAGATATTGATATACCATTATTGATTCGTTCCCGTTCTCTTCAGCCTGGTTCAGCCTTATGATAGCTGATGAGTACCTGCCAAGTGCATAATTAAAGAATCCACTCCAGAAAAGAAGCTCAGCATGCGAACCATCGACAGAAAGACCTGCTTCTGCAATATCGAGTCCGCCCTGAAAATCTTTCATCCTTGCAAAAAGACTTGCCAGGGCAAGGTTAATTGAAAGATCGCTGTTGTTCATTGAATGTGCTCTTCTGTAGTACCTGACAGCCTGAAGCTCGTTGCCCGACCGCCTGTAGCAATCGGCTATGCTTTTTACAAAACCCGGGTTTCCCGGTTCCATCGCGTGCAGTTGAAGGTATATTTCCAGGGCTGCCCTGGGCTCATTGTCTCTCATATGAATTGCTGCCATCTGAATATATGGCATTAACAGTGTTGAATCCTGCCTGATCATTTCGGCGTAGATCTCCCGGGCTCTGGCAGACTGCCGTAATGAGGCGTATACCGAGGCAAGGGCGCCTGCAATCTGCCTGTCGGTGCTGTCCAGTCCCTGTGCCCGTGTCAGGTAGTAGAGCGCACTGTCCTGTCTCATCATTCTGTTGTGCGCAATACCCCCCAGGTACCAGAGGTCCTTGTCATTATAATCTGTTTTCTGCATGGAGTAAATGATACTCAGGGCTTCATCGTAAGATTCACCGGCAATGAGGGCCCTTACTGAAGGAATATCCCCTGAATGCATAACAGCCGGCTGTAAGTTGTATGGTATTGCCAGCATAACAAGTGAAAAAAGAATTGATCTGTTCATAACCGTCAATATTAATTATTCAAATATAACTAATATATTAGTTGCAGCAAAATATTTACAAGCATTCTGGGCTTGAAAATATATCACGCTGGCACAGCAGATATGTTTTAGTATATCTGCTGCAGTAATATTCTGGCAGAAGATGTGGCGGGTCAAGTTTATCAGATAAGCTTTTTGGTTTCCATCATTTTAATGATGGCCTCAATTATCTCTTTTTCTGTTAGTGACATACGGTTAAAAGTGACGTCAAACCATGTATAGTCGGTATTCCGCCCTTCAAATGACTCCCTGAACCGCTGTCTCTTTTTATCCATCTCAATTACTGATTTTCTGGCTTCAGCAAAAGAGAGGTCATATCTTTCGCTGATCATAAGGCTTCGCCATTCCAGAGGTGCTTCAAGGCTAATATGAAGGGATTTCATTATCTCCTTGGTAAGAACAACACCTGCACGACCAACTATAATAATATTACCCTCTGACGCAACGGCACGGAGAACATCGGCAATTGTTTTTCTGATCTTCCTGTCGCTTTTATAATATTTATTTGCGTAGGAAGCAAAAATGTCGCCCAGTGCATTTCGTTCCTGGTATTTGAAAACATATGCAATCTCCGAAGGTTTAACATCCAGTTCCCTTGCAGCTTTTTCAAGGAGTTCCTTGTTAATATAGTCCCACTCCTTCCTCTTTTTCTGGTCGGCTGTCCGCTTATTCAGCTCTTCTACCAGTTTTTCTGACAATCTTCTTGCCGAGCAACCGCTTTGTCTTGAGATGGTGATTACGGGACCGGGCTCCTTGGGGACAACAACATCTGTACCTTCGGAATGCTGCAGCCTCCGGTTCAGGTAATTAAAAAGTATATCGGACATTTTGTAGAGGTTTCAGGTCATACTTATGATTATTATAGCATCCTAATATACAAAATTCCTGTTAAAACAGGTATTTTTTTTATATTTACCTTGCGTTTTTGCAGGCAGAGATTATTTGTTCAGTTTGTCAAAATTAAGGATTTGTACAGCGAATTATTACTACCACTTATCGCGGCAATGTTTCTTGCTGTAAACATGGGAGCAAGCGGAACCGCTCCATCGTTCTCTGCCGCCTATGGGGCAAATATCATCAAAAGACTTGCTATTCCCGGGGTTTTCGGGTTGTTTGTGCTACTGGGGGCAATAGTTGCCGGCAAGCAGGTTGGCGTCACAATGGGCCGGGAGCTTATCCCTCAGGAGATGCTTACCCCTGACATACTTACCATCGTACTTTTCTCAGTTGGTATTACGCTGCTGATATCCAATTATCTGGCTGTACCGCAATCCACCAGTCAGGCAACGGTTTTTGCCATTTCCGGTCCCGCTATCTTCTACCAGCAGCTTAATTCACCCAAGCTGCTGTATGAAATTATTCCCACCTGGTTTATTCTGCCGGTCGTATCCTTTGTTGTCACCCTTCTCATTGGAAAGCTCCTTTACCGGAGGATAAGGGATTCCAAGGACATAGACTACGAGAAGATATCGAACCACTTTCTTCTCAAGGGGCTGGTATTTGTTTCATCCTGCTACGTTGCTTTTGCCATAGGGGCAAACAACGTTGCAAATGCCTCAGGTCCCATAGCTTCCATGGTACTTAATGAGTTGGGTATTGATGCCGGCAGTGAGGATAACTTTATTGTTATAATAACAGTCACAACCCTGATCATTGCGCCCTGTTTTGCCATAGGCAGTTCGCTGTTTGGTTACCGGTTACTCCATTCAACCGGCAAGGGAATAGTTGAATTCGGACTTGTAGGCGCGTCACTGATCTCCATTGTAACAGCTACATTGCTGCTGCTTGCATCAATAACCAGGGGCATACCTACTTCCCTGGTCCAGTTGAATACTTTTGCCATAATTGCAGTGGGCATATCAAAAATGGGCTGGAAGAAGGTCATAGTGTCGCGGACTGTGCAAAAATTCTGGATTGTCTGGATAATTGCTCCCCTGCTGTCTCTTGCGCTTTCATATACCTTTACAGCACTTGCACATCACTATGGTATCATCTTTTTCTGAGGCTGTGCCTTAATATGAAGTTACCGGCTCATGGACATGCTGTTTTTGCTTGCTGCCCCAAAACATTTTTATCTGAAAAACGTTTTTTGTATTAATTTTGGGGCCTCAATCTGTTAAGAACAAAAATGAGCAGGAAAACAAAAACCGTAAAGAGACCGCTTTTCAAGAGGGTACTGGTAATTATGTCACTGCTGGTACTTCTGGCCGGTGCAGGATCTGCATATCTCCTCTGGCATACCGTCTTCAGGCCAAATGTGACCACCGGCGAAGCCGAATATGCGTTTCTGAACATACCCACAGGATCAGATATGGATGTGGTACTCGATATGCTTGAAGAAAACAGTTTTATTGTGAACCGGGCAACTCTTGAGTGGGTCGCCGGGAGGAAGAACTACAGGAATAATGTAAACCCCGGGCGTTATCGGCTGACCAGCGGGATGAACAATAATGATCTGGTAAACATGCTGCGGTCCGGAACCCAGGTGCCGGTTAACCTGGTCTTTATCAGTCACCGTACCATCGAGGAGATAGCTTCTGTGGTAGGCCGCCAGATTGAAGCAGACTCTACCGCTATTGTTGAGCTTGTACGTGACAGTGAATTTATTGCTTCTATCGGGTTTGACGGGGCAACCATTCCCGGTCTCTTTATTCCTAACACATACCAGGTATACTGGAACACTTCTGCTGAGCAGTTTTTGCAACGGATGAGAAGGGAGTACGATCGCTTCTGGAGCGGTGAACGTGATGAAAAAAGAGAAGAGACCGGACTTGACAGATCAGGGGTAAGCACCCTTGCATCCATTATCAGTGAAGAAACTGTTATGGCGGATGAGATGCCTGTGATAGCCGGAGTGTACCTTAACCGGCTGAAAAGGGGTATGCGCCTCCAGGCAGATCCGACGATAAAATACGCCATTGGCGATTTTACCGTCAACCGGATATTACGGGTACACCTTGAAGCCGACTCCCCCTACAATACATATATGTATGGCGGATTGCCGCCGGGTCCTATCACAGTCCCCCCTGTTCAGGCCATAGATGCCGTATTGAACCCACAGAGGCATGATTATCTCTATTTCAGTGCCCGTGAGGATTTTTCCGGATATCACAGATTTGCAAGGACATTGGCGGAACATAACCGGAATGCCAGGCTGTACCGGAATGCTTTAAATCAAAGGGGTGTTTTTCGCTGATTTTTTTATCTTTATTCTAAAATTGGTGAAAACGCAAAATTGAAATAATGGATAATATAAGATTTGGAACAGACGGCTGGCGATCTGTTATAGCCGATGGTTTTACCGTAGGCAATGTTGCAAGGATATCACGTGGCACGGCAAGGTGGCTTATAAACCAGGAAAAGGAGAAGGACGCATCCGTGGTTATCGGGTACGATACCCGGTTCGGAGGTAAGATGTTTGCGGAGACTGCTGCCAAGATATTCGCGCATAGCGGTATCAGGGTATACCTGGCAGACCCTTTTGTAACCACTCCAATGGTATCATATGGTGTAATAAAAAGGAATGCCTCCCTGGGAGTTGTGATAACGGCAAGTCATAATCCCTACCATTATAATGGTTTCAAGGTCAAGGGACCTTATGGGGGACCCTTGCCTGAACAGGATACCAGGACCATTGAAACACTCATCCCTGAACTTAATGAGATACATCTCGAATCTCTCCATTTTGACGAATACCTGGAAAGGAAAATGATAATCCCGGTAAACCTTGAGGATGATTATACTGAACATGTAAGAAATAATTTTGACCTTGAGATGATCGGCAACTCCAGGTTTGCTTTCGCCTATGACGCAATGTATGGCGCCGGCCAGCGGGTAATCAGCCGGCTACTGCCCGGTGTGCATCTTGTCAATTGTGAGCAGGACTATTCCTTCGGGGGAATCCCCCCTGAGCCTCTTGACAAAAACCTGAAAAGGTTTTCCTCCTTTATCAGGAAAAACGGAAAAATAGACAGCGGACTCGCCGTTGACGGCGATGCCGACCGTATTGCGATGTATGACGCGTTTGGCAATTATGTAGACTCCCACAATATTATGCTGCTCCTGATCCATTATTTGCATAAATACAAGGGATATACCGGAAAAGTGGTGACCGGTTTCTCATCCACATCCAAGATTGAGAAGCTGTGTGCCTATTATGGCCTGGAAGTCCAAAGGGTAAAGATCGGGTTCAAGGAGATATGCAGTGTAATGCTCAATGAAAAGGTGCTTTTAGGAGGTGAGGAGTCAGGCGGTATAGGTGTGATATCTCATATGCCCGAGAGGGATGGGATCTGGATGGGGCTTCTTATCTGGCAGTTTATGGTTGAAACCGGAAAATCTGTGAGCGATCTGCTGGAGGAGGTTTATGGCATGACCGGAAAATTTGCTTTTGAGCGGTCTGCCCTGAATATCGGGAAAAAGGCAAAAGCCAAAATAACAGAAAAATGCAGGAATGGTCAGTTCAGTCATTTCGGAAAAAGGAGTGTGCGGAGAACAGAAGATCTGGACGGGTACAAATTCTTTCTGGGTGAAGATGAATGGGTCATGATAAGGGCCTCAGGAACCGAACCTGTTTTGCGGACATATGCGGAGTCGACCAACCGGGAGACCGCACTTGAAATACTCAGGGATGCGGAGAAGGCCATAATGGATGCAGCGGCTGACTGACATCGTCAGACTATATTGACCTCTGGCTCAAGGG carries:
- a CDS encoding cytidylate kinase-like family protein — its product is MSDILFNYLNRRLQHSEGTDVVVPKEPGPVITISRQSGCSARRLSEKLVEELNKRTADQKKRKEWDYINKELLEKAARELDVKPSEIAYVFKYQERNALGDIFASYANKYYKSDRKIRKTIADVLRAVASEGNIIIVGRAGVVLTKEIMKSLHISLEAPLEWRSLMISERYDLSFAEARKSVIEMDKKRQRFRESFEGRNTDYTWFDVTFNRMSLTEKEIIEAIIKMMETKKLI
- a CDS encoding anion permease: MFLAVNMGASGTAPSFSAAYGANIIKRLAIPGVFGLFVLLGAIVAGKQVGVTMGRELIPQEMLTPDILTIVLFSVGITLLISNYLAVPQSTSQATVFAISGPAIFYQQLNSPKLLYEIIPTWFILPVVSFVVTLLIGKLLYRRIRDSKDIDYEKISNHFLLKGLVFVSSCYVAFAIGANNVANASGPIASMVLNELGIDAGSEDNFIVIITVTTLIIAPCFAIGSSLFGYRLLHSTGKGIVEFGLVGASLISIVTATLLLLASITRGIPTSLVQLNTFAIIAVGISKMGWKKVIVSRTVQKFWIVWIIAPLLSLALSYTFTALAHHYGIIFF
- a CDS encoding phosphoglucomutase/phosphomannomutase family protein; the protein is MDNIRFGTDGWRSVIADGFTVGNVARISRGTARWLINQEKEKDASVVIGYDTRFGGKMFAETAAKIFAHSGIRVYLADPFVTTPMVSYGVIKRNASLGVVITASHNPYHYNGFKVKGPYGGPLPEQDTRTIETLIPELNEIHLESLHFDEYLERKMIIPVNLEDDYTEHVRNNFDLEMIGNSRFAFAYDAMYGAGQRVISRLLPGVHLVNCEQDYSFGGIPPEPLDKNLKRFSSFIRKNGKIDSGLAVDGDADRIAMYDAFGNYVDSHNIMLLLIHYLHKYKGYTGKVVTGFSSTSKIEKLCAYYGLEVQRVKIGFKEICSVMLNEKVLLGGEESGGIGVISHMPERDGIWMGLLIWQFMVETGKSVSDLLEEVYGMTGKFAFERSALNIGKKAKAKITEKCRNGQFSHFGKRSVRRTEDLDGYKFFLGEDEWVMIRASGTEPVLRTYAESTNRETALEILRDAEKAIMDAAAD
- a CDS encoding TonB-dependent receptor, which encodes MSARYKAVILLLLSVSYHSVSQVTGRITDRVTGKPVPGAAIVFRENAGGTACDHDGFFHTVQTGTATISAVGYHAKYVVLTDTGDTLFFTLVPDKYELEEVVVEAFNRSRRLVDVPGSITLIQGARIERENPVTVVPVINHAPGVFAHSGALNTSRITIRGIGARVPYATGKVRAYLNNIPLTNGSGISIIEDIDPSLIERTEIIKGPATSVYGAGLGGTVILRAKDPALLPSGISNSFHTGSWDLYRNSLGFNTGNEIYGINLQYNHTQSNGYRQNNEYRRNGLSIVGRAMPEKGPDITFLMVYTSLKAHIPSSVDSTTFVTDPSAAAQNWLRTRGYEDYDKLLAGVSADYRIAGSLNAGFSLFSTIYDENELRPFDVLYEERASVGSRLKLVYDGRLPSGSWQVLGGGELFFEQYGYRSYENIGGIGEKGGLISDNRELISYYNVFAQADIDLHRLRISSGLNINSSKTDYSDLFNQAHNDQSGRYSYGNIVSPRISANYRYFMSNSLFLTISHGFSPPSLAETLTPEGFINPGIKPERSWNIEGGVRGNLLNHTFFYDINIYSMRVSDLLVAERVAEDAWVGKNAGESLHRGLEAELQLEIIRRDEGAAAGWWQPVRLTVSPNMTVNNFIFTDFVDDGIDYSGNYLPGIPGTVFNAGFYGALNGGLYALVNLRSVGAMPMNDLNSLWSDRYFLAGATAGYRHRFPFNLRGEAWISSGNIFNRSYASMILVNAPVFNNRPPRYYYPGDPRNYSAGVKVSYVFN
- the mltG gene encoding endolytic transglycosylase MltG, giving the protein MSRKTKTVKRPLFKRVLVIMSLLVLLAGAGSAYLLWHTVFRPNVTTGEAEYAFLNIPTGSDMDVVLDMLEENSFIVNRATLEWVAGRKNYRNNVNPGRYRLTSGMNNNDLVNMLRSGTQVPVNLVFISHRTIEEIASVVGRQIEADSTAIVELVRDSEFIASIGFDGATIPGLFIPNTYQVYWNTSAEQFLQRMRREYDRFWSGERDEKREETGLDRSGVSTLASIISEETVMADEMPVIAGVYLNRLKRGMRLQADPTIKYAIGDFTVNRILRVHLEADSPYNTYMYGGLPPGPITVPPVQAIDAVLNPQRHDYLYFSAREDFSGYHRFARTLAEHNRNARLYRNALNQRGVFR